A stretch of Cytophagales bacterium DNA encodes these proteins:
- a CDS encoding PQQ-dependent sugar dehydrogenase, with the protein MKKYLIRNGFRFLSVWLFMGCSSDDGSDTINPIDSPDSLPAFRTVVSDLSVPWEMLWGSDDFLWVTERSGRVNRINPETGDRSVIANLTSIVEQSGDSGLLGMALNPDFPNNPFVYVVYTYRDAGNFNARLVRYTYADGGMENETILLNNIPASSRHNGARIVITPDNHILMTTGDTGNPSLSQNINSLAGKLLRLNLDGSIPTDNPYPNSHIYSIGHRNAQGLMVHPNGMIYSSEHGPTTDDEINIIEAGSNYGWPDVLGTIDNPDEQAFALNTPVMESIANWTPNIAPSDILWYSSERIPAWNNRLLLASLREQTLFALTLSDDGRQVVEEQRYFEREFGRIRDIVMAPDGRLFIATNGSSFSDTSNTHRIVEINRLPD; encoded by the coding sequence ATGAAAAAGTACTTGATAAGAAATGGTTTTCGGTTCTTGTCAGTTTGGCTGTTTATGGGATGCTCAAGTGATGACGGATCCGATACGATCAACCCAATTGATTCCCCTGACTCATTACCTGCTTTCAGAACAGTGGTCTCAGATCTAAGTGTTCCATGGGAAATGCTTTGGGGTTCTGATGACTTTCTATGGGTCACTGAGCGCAGTGGGCGTGTCAACCGGATTAATCCTGAGACAGGTGATCGATCGGTGATCGCCAACCTGACAAGTATAGTGGAACAAAGCGGTGACAGTGGACTGTTAGGGATGGCACTTAATCCCGATTTTCCCAATAATCCCTTTGTATACGTGGTTTACACTTATAGGGACGCTGGCAATTTCAACGCCCGCCTGGTAAGGTATACCTATGCTGACGGGGGCATGGAAAACGAAACCATCCTTTTGAACAATATCCCTGCAAGTAGTCGACACAATGGCGCACGGATCGTGATCACACCAGACAACCATATCCTGATGACCACCGGAGATACTGGAAACCCAAGCCTTTCTCAAAACATAAACTCCTTAGCTGGTAAGCTGCTACGCTTAAACCTCGATGGCAGCATTCCTACGGACAATCCATATCCAAACAGCCATATTTATTCCATAGGTCATCGCAATGCACAGGGACTTATGGTTCATCCCAATGGCATGATCTATAGCTCCGAGCACGGTCCTACTACCGATGATGAGATCAACATCATTGAGGCAGGTAGCAATTACGGTTGGCCTGATGTACTTGGCACGATTGATAATCCGGACGAACAGGCGTTTGCTCTAAACACTCCCGTTATGGAGTCGATAGCCAACTGGACACCAAACATTGCACCATCAGATATCCTTTGGTATTCCAGCGAAAGAATACCTGCATGGAACAACCGATTGCTATTGGCCAGCCTCAGGGAACAAACGCTTTTTGCCCTAACACTGAGTGATGATGGTCGACAGGTTGTCGAAGAACAGCGCTACTTCGAAAGGGAATTTGGTCGGATACGTGATATTGTCATGGCACCAGATGGACGCTTATTTATTGCCACAAATGGAAGCTCATTCTCGGACACCAGTAACACACATCGCATCGTTGAGATAAACCGCTTACCAGACTAA
- a CDS encoding adenylate/guanylate cyclase domain-containing protein, producing the protein MRLFQSPHVRPSNHRFYIITQWAYLIGFCGHIMAYFMFEQMGIIEMVRVNMFFSIPTFLIAFLLNRKGHHNTAFALAFMELWLHQILSTYYGGWDIGAHFWLIYLCGLVFFNPAWKNHVQITLMLFVLASYVLMFYWFKNGIYNLEANLLESNSLSSALICMIIISLLINYYSRAANKAELLLTKEKDKTTQMLDRVESLFGQQVSSEIARELISGAVDFGSKHYEVSILFMDIRDFTVFADSNDPSQVASFQNTVFSEIIDIVRENEGVVLQILGDGIMAVFGAPNVYRDHASKAVNSGLQIVQRTSELGRSGKIPKIRVGIGIHSGQVIAGNVGNASRNFYSLTGKNVIIAARIEQLNKVHQSQLLISSATYEALDAKPEAHDLGLTSLKGIGDEIRIYKLE; encoded by the coding sequence ATGAGGCTATTCCAATCCCCACATGTTCGGCCATCTAACCATCGGTTCTACATAATCACCCAATGGGCTTATCTCATTGGGTTTTGTGGTCATATCATGGCCTATTTCATGTTTGAGCAAATGGGTATCATTGAAATGGTCAGGGTTAACATGTTTTTCAGTATTCCTACCTTTTTGATTGCCTTTCTATTGAACAGAAAAGGGCATCACAACACGGCTTTTGCTCTTGCTTTTATGGAACTTTGGTTACACCAAATTCTTAGTACCTATTATGGAGGATGGGACATTGGAGCCCATTTTTGGCTCATCTATCTGTGCGGTTTGGTTTTTTTTAATCCGGCCTGGAAAAACCATGTTCAAATAACCCTGATGCTTTTTGTCCTTGCCAGTTACGTTTTAATGTTCTACTGGTTCAAAAATGGAATTTATAATCTTGAGGCCAATTTGCTTGAAAGCAACTCCTTGAGTAGCGCATTGATCTGCATGATAATTATATCCCTGTTGATCAATTACTATTCACGTGCGGCCAACAAAGCTGAGTTGTTACTCACGAAAGAAAAAGATAAGACCACTCAAATGTTGGACCGAGTGGAATCTTTGTTTGGACAGCAGGTCTCTTCTGAAATTGCCCGGGAACTGATCTCCGGAGCGGTAGATTTTGGCAGTAAACACTATGAAGTGAGTATTTTATTCATGGATATTCGAGACTTTACCGTGTTTGCCGATTCCAATGATCCATCCCAGGTAGCCTCATTTCAAAATACGGTATTCAGTGAGATCATAGATATTGTCAGGGAAAACGAAGGAGTCGTGCTTCAGATTTTGGGAGATGGGATCATGGCTGTCTTTGGTGCACCCAATGTTTATCGCGATCACGCCAGTAAGGCGGTAAATTCCGGGCTGCAAATTGTGCAAAGAACGTCGGAATTGGGAAGGAGTGGAAAGATCCCCAAAATCAGGGTGGGTATAGGTATTCATTCGGGTCAGGTCATTGCTGGTAATGTGGGCAATGCCTCACGCAACTTTTACTCACTGACAGGTAAAAATGTGATCATCGCCGCCCGAATTGAGCAACTCAATAAAGTCCATCAAAGTCAACTCCTGATTTCGTCAGCTACATATGAAGCATTAGATGCTAAACCTGAAGCTCACGATTTGGGACTGACTTCCTTAAAAGGAATTGGGGATGAAATAAGGATCTACAAGCTTGAATAA
- a CDS encoding helix-turn-helix transcriptional regulator, with protein MSDPIIHSKTIAEIRTVFGLGKPTHPLITILDTRKLAYGEETVGKRFSSDLYCVALKDSRCGIDYGRNSYDFDDGVLIFTAPDQVITVTKPQQLNEVEGWMLYFHRDLIRNTSLGEKIDAYSFFNYEVHEALHLSELEQNILNQIIGLIQHEIKERIDNHSQQVLVSNIELMLNHSVRFYERQFNTRSASNLDVVSKVESLLKKYYVENVLIERGQPTIQYLAENCHLSPSYLSDLLAKETGRSAKDHINDFLVDKAKQLLLSRSDSVSSIAYRLGFNYPHYFARLFKQKTGKSPQEYRQLN; from the coding sequence ATGAGTGATCCTATAATTCATTCTAAAACGATAGCCGAAATTAGGACAGTTTTTGGCCTTGGGAAACCTACACACCCGCTGATTACTATTCTCGATACCAGGAAGCTGGCCTATGGAGAGGAAACCGTGGGAAAACGTTTCTCATCAGATTTATACTGTGTCGCTCTGAAAGATTCGCGCTGTGGCATTGATTACGGACGAAATTCATACGACTTTGATGATGGGGTATTGATCTTTACCGCTCCTGACCAGGTAATCACCGTTACCAAACCTCAACAACTCAATGAGGTAGAGGGTTGGATGCTTTATTTCCATCGAGATCTGATCAGAAACACTTCGCTTGGCGAGAAAATAGATGCTTACAGTTTTTTCAATTATGAAGTTCACGAAGCCCTGCACCTTTCTGAACTGGAGCAAAACATCCTTAATCAAATTATTGGACTGATCCAGCATGAAATCAAGGAACGAATAGATAATCATAGTCAACAGGTGTTGGTCTCAAATATTGAATTGATGCTGAATCACAGTGTTCGATTCTATGAGAGACAATTCAACACGCGTTCTGCCAGCAACCTTGATGTTGTTTCTAAGGTAGAGTCGCTACTAAAAAAGTATTATGTGGAAAATGTACTTATCGAGAGGGGGCAACCTACCATTCAATACCTGGCAGAAAATTGCCACCTCTCACCGAGTTATCTGAGTGACCTGCTTGCCAAGGAGACTGGTCGTTCCGCCAAGGACCACATCAATGATTTTCTGGTAGATAAAGCCAAACAATTGCTATTGAGCAGAAGCGATTCAGTAAGCAGCATTGCGTATAGATTGGGATTTAATTATCCCCATTATTTTGCCCGGCTGTTCAAACAAAAAACAGGTAAGAGCCCACAGGAATACAGACAGTTGAATTAG
- a CDS encoding SDR family oxidoreductase → MKKTILITGASSGIGKATAIHFQNSGWNVIATMRNPEKETELNQLAHVMVEKLDVLDLESIHLAIQSGIEKFGKIDALVNNAGYGAYGPLESFPRENIIRQFNTNVIGLIDVTRSVIPHFRANKTGVIVNISSIGGQMTFALGSLYHGTKFAVEGISESLHYEMEQIGVKVKIVEPGFIATDFGSRSFDFQAGEVSDYQPIINAIMKQWQNPDNTVSPSSLVAHVIYNAVTDGTDQLRYRAGDDAHFLLDTRKKMADGEFISMMKGQLGL, encoded by the coding sequence ATGAAAAAGACCATCTTAATTACCGGGGCGAGCAGTGGAATCGGAAAAGCCACAGCCATTCACTTTCAAAACAGCGGTTGGAACGTCATTGCCACCATGCGGAATCCTGAAAAAGAAACGGAGCTAAATCAATTAGCGCATGTAATGGTAGAAAAATTGGATGTTCTCGATTTGGAATCTATTCACCTGGCAATCCAAAGTGGTATCGAGAAATTCGGAAAGATTGATGCCCTGGTAAATAATGCGGGGTATGGTGCTTATGGACCGTTGGAATCTTTTCCACGGGAAAATATCATCAGACAGTTCAATACCAACGTCATTGGCTTGATAGATGTGACTCGGTCAGTTATCCCCCACTTTAGAGCAAACAAAACAGGGGTCATCGTCAATATTTCATCCATCGGAGGACAAATGACATTCGCATTGGGTTCACTCTATCACGGAACCAAATTTGCAGTTGAGGGTATTTCAGAATCGCTCCATTATGAAATGGAACAAATTGGTGTCAAGGTCAAAATTGTGGAGCCAGGGTTCATTGCCACTGATTTCGGCAGTCGTTCCTTTGACTTTCAGGCAGGTGAGGTTAGTGATTATCAGCCTATCATCAACGCAATAATGAAACAATGGCAAAACCCGGACAATACGGTTTCTCCATCAAGTCTGGTGGCCCATGTTATTTATAATGCTGTGACCGATGGAACTGATCAACTTAGGTACAGGGCTGGAGATGATGCCCATTTCTTACTTGACACTAGAAAGAAAATGGCCGATGGTGAGTTCATTTCCATGATGAAAGGTCAATTGGGATTGTAA
- a CDS encoding EthD family reductase: MKRLNILSLAITLMVCSCGPTLQKQNNVAETAPEKQYKFQVLYPQPTDATQFNRDYARHLVLLDSLMGYSQQGKPYYITKMNQEVFGNLAPYYQMFTMAFETREELEATINSKEMEVAGKDALRISSGGAPIVLIGRDE; this comes from the coding sequence ATGAAACGATTGAATATATTATCCCTCGCAATCACGTTGATGGTATGCTCCTGTGGACCTACTTTACAAAAGCAAAATAATGTAGCGGAAACTGCTCCAGAAAAACAATATAAGTTCCAGGTACTGTACCCACAGCCGACCGATGCCACTCAATTCAACCGGGATTATGCAAGGCACCTTGTCCTGTTGGATTCGTTAATGGGTTATTCCCAACAGGGAAAACCCTATTACATCACCAAAATGAATCAAGAAGTATTTGGCAACCTTGCGCCATACTACCAGATGTTCACCATGGCTTTTGAAACGCGGGAGGAACTTGAGGCTACCATCAATTCAAAAGAAATGGAAGTAGCAGGAAAAGATGCCTTGAGAATATCCTCCGGGGGAGCTCCGATCGTCTTGATCGGACGTGATGAATAG
- a CDS encoding CatB-related O-acetyltransferase has product MNGPDKNTQFPLEGYNRLCFLKNIIKNPQIIVGDYTYYDDFEDVSNFEKNVKYLFDFVGDQLIIGKFCMIASDVTFIMNGANHLSDSISSYPFAVFGQGWDNAMEGKTYPNKGNTVVGNDVWIGYNATIMPGVSIGNGAIIASNATVTKDVPPYTIVGGNPAQTIRKRFPDATIKRLQEICWWDWPIERITRNVRHLTGGAIDALED; this is encoded by the coding sequence ATGAACGGTCCAGATAAAAACACCCAATTTCCGCTCGAGGGATACAATCGACTATGTTTTCTTAAGAACATCATCAAGAATCCACAGATCATTGTTGGCGATTACACGTATTATGATGATTTTGAGGACGTTAGCAACTTCGAGAAAAACGTTAAATATCTTTTCGATTTTGTAGGTGATCAACTCATCATAGGAAAGTTCTGCATGATTGCATCCGATGTTACCTTCATCATGAATGGAGCTAATCACCTTTCTGATTCAATATCTTCTTATCCATTTGCTGTTTTCGGTCAAGGTTGGGATAACGCCATGGAAGGCAAAACTTATCCCAATAAGGGGAATACCGTGGTGGGAAATGACGTTTGGATCGGTTATAATGCCACGATCATGCCCGGAGTGAGTATTGGAAATGGAGCCATCATCGCCAGTAATGCTACGGTAACAAAAGACGTACCTCCATATACCATTGTCGGTGGAAATCCAGCACAAACCATTCGGAAGCGATTCCCTGATGCAACAATTAAACGTTTACAAGAAATCTGTTGGTGGGACTGGCCCATTGAAAGGATCACTCGCAATGTGCGTCATCTAACCGGCGGAGCAATAGATGCCCTGGAAGATTGA